In Rhodoferax koreense, a genomic segment contains:
- a CDS encoding Gfo/Idh/MocA family protein: MSDRTIRWGMIGCGDVAEVKSGPAFYKAENSELVAVMRRNGALAEDFARRHGVGRWHDNAEAIIQASDIDAVYIATTTDSHHDYTLRCAAAGKAVYVEKPMGMSHAQCLAMVAACERAGVPLWVGFYRRALPRFLQLRDILQSGVIGEVRAVVSRQNQKPPTPEQLQGHFVAWRTDAARSGGGFFFEAIGHTFDIFDFLFGPIAQVQGIASNQAGLWKSEDMVTASYRFASGVLGSGAWCFAADRDEEYHDIIGSLGRIRFSVYKPVPMVLTVGDKVEEIPVADPPHVHQPLVQTIVDELNGQGRCPSTGDSGARTGWVLDEILKDFRRD, encoded by the coding sequence ATGAGCGACAGGACCATCCGCTGGGGCATGATCGGCTGCGGCGACGTGGCCGAGGTCAAGAGCGGCCCGGCCTTCTACAAGGCCGAAAATTCTGAACTGGTGGCCGTGATGCGCCGCAACGGCGCACTCGCCGAAGACTTTGCGCGGCGCCACGGCGTGGGCCGTTGGCACGACAATGCCGAAGCCATCATCCAGGCAAGCGACATCGACGCCGTCTACATCGCCACCACCACCGATTCGCACCACGACTACACGCTGCGTTGTGCTGCCGCGGGCAAGGCCGTCTACGTGGAAAAGCCCATGGGTATGAGCCACGCGCAGTGCCTGGCCATGGTGGCCGCCTGCGAGCGGGCTGGCGTACCGCTATGGGTGGGTTTCTACCGCCGCGCGCTGCCGCGCTTCCTGCAGCTGCGCGACATCCTGCAAAGCGGCGTGATCGGGGAGGTGCGTGCCGTCGTCTCGCGGCAGAACCAGAAGCCGCCCACGCCCGAACAATTGCAGGGCCATTTCGTCGCCTGGCGCACCGATGCCGCGCGATCGGGCGGCGGATTTTTCTTCGAGGCCATCGGCCACACCTTCGACATCTTCGATTTTCTGTTCGGGCCGATCGCGCAGGTGCAGGGCATCGCCAGCAACCAGGCCGGGCTGTGGAAAAGCGAAGACATGGTCACGGCCAGCTACCGCTTCGCCTCCGGCGTGCTGGGCAGCGGCGCCTGGTGTTTCGCGGCGGACCGCGACGAGGAATACCACGACATCATCGGCAGCCTGGGCCGCATCCGCTTCTCGGTTTACAAGCCCGTGCCGATGGTGCTCACGGTCGGCGACAAGGTGGAAGAGATTCCCGTGGCCGACCCGCCCCACGTGCACCAGCCGCTGGTGCAGACCATCGTCGACGAGCTGAACGGACAGGGCCGTTGCCCGAGCACCGGCGACAGCGGCGCGCGCACGGGC
- a CDS encoding ABC transporter substrate-binding protein, which produces MKKTFYKLALAAALSGASLLSLAQSVPVTGIVELSGPGATAGTNFDNGVKLAVKAINAAGGMAGRKVEYTSLDTQTQPGVAKALAKRAIDQGAQVVLGPVFSGSILVSMSETRQAEVLNIVGGEAASITQQGHPYVFRASFTQAAAMPKVATYLQRSVKAKSVSVIYVNNDFGKGGRDAIVKALEANGIKVAADISTDSGQVDFSAAVLKAKQADADALFVYTNEEESARLLRELRKQGYTKPIVGESTLTNEKVIELAGEAANGIVGHVGLTADAPNPTVQAFTKAYVAEYKSRPDHNAMKGYIGMWSAKAAADKAGKIDSKAMADALHNHSFTAKEFPGLLFDVSYDGKGDLDRESFFVKVVNGKSEVIETLKPARGEVRPVAVASTEYVHVEREGGLLVITLNRPEVMNALHLPAHTELSRIFDDYAADPALRVAIITGAGERAFCVGTDLKSLAVTGNYDYPRGGFAGITKRFDLWKPVIAAVNGMCLGGGVEILAACDLAVASQQAQFGLPEPLVGLAALGGGALQRIARQMSMKDAMYLALTGKRIDATEARRIGLVNEVVPQGEVLARARALAQDILACAPLALQATKQAMMMSFNEADLQRAMTMTYPAEAVMLASQDAIEGPLAFAQKRKPNWTGK; this is translated from the coding sequence ATGAAAAAGACTTTCTACAAACTGGCCCTGGCCGCCGCGCTGTCCGGCGCATCCCTGCTGAGCCTCGCGCAATCGGTGCCGGTGACCGGCATCGTCGAACTCTCGGGCCCCGGCGCCACGGCGGGCACCAATTTCGACAACGGCGTGAAGCTCGCGGTGAAGGCCATCAACGCGGCCGGCGGCATGGCCGGCCGCAAGGTCGAGTACACCTCGCTCGATACGCAGACCCAGCCCGGCGTGGCCAAGGCACTGGCCAAGCGGGCCATCGACCAGGGCGCGCAGGTGGTGCTAGGCCCGGTGTTCTCGGGCTCGATCCTGGTCAGCATGAGCGAGACCAGGCAGGCCGAGGTGCTGAACATCGTCGGTGGCGAAGCGGCCAGCATCACGCAGCAGGGCCATCCCTATGTGTTCCGCGCCTCGTTCACGCAGGCGGCGGCCATGCCCAAGGTGGCCACTTACCTTCAGCGCTCGGTCAAGGCCAAGAGCGTCTCGGTGATCTACGTGAACAACGACTTCGGCAAGGGTGGGCGCGACGCGATCGTGAAGGCGCTCGAAGCCAATGGCATCAAGGTCGCGGCCGACATCTCCACCGACAGCGGCCAGGTGGACTTTTCCGCCGCCGTGCTCAAGGCCAAGCAGGCCGATGCCGACGCCTTGTTCGTCTACACCAACGAAGAGGAATCGGCACGCCTGCTGCGCGAGTTGCGCAAGCAGGGCTACACCAAGCCCATCGTCGGCGAATCCACGCTCACCAACGAGAAGGTCATCGAACTCGCCGGTGAAGCGGCCAACGGCATCGTCGGCCACGTGGGCCTGACCGCCGACGCGCCCAACCCCACGGTGCAGGCCTTCACCAAGGCCTATGTTGCCGAATACAAGTCCCGGCCAGACCACAACGCCATGAAGGGCTACATCGGCATGTGGTCGGCCAAGGCCGCCGCCGACAAGGCGGGCAAGATCGATTCCAAGGCCATGGCCGACGCGCTGCACAACCACAGCTTCACGGCCAAGGAATTTCCCGGCCTGTTGTTCGACGTGAGTTACGACGGCAAGGGCGACCTGGACCGGGAAAGCTTCTTCGTGAAGGTGGTGAACGGCAAGTCGGAAGTCATCGAAACGCTGAAGCCGGCCCGCGGCGAAGTAAGGCCAGTTGCCGTGGCCTCTACCGAATACGTCCACGTCGAACGCGAAGGCGGTCTGCTCGTCATCACGCTGAACCGGCCCGAGGTGATGAATGCGCTGCATCTGCCCGCGCACACCGAGCTCTCGCGCATCTTCGACGACTACGCCGCCGATCCGGCGCTGCGCGTGGCCATCATCACCGGCGCGGGCGAGCGTGCGTTCTGTGTCGGCACCGACCTCAAGTCGCTGGCCGTCACCGGCAACTACGACTATCCGCGCGGCGGCTTCGCCGGCATCACCAAACGCTTCGACCTGTGGAAGCCGGTGATCGCCGCGGTCAATGGCATGTGCCTCGGCGGCGGGGTGGAAATCCTGGCCGCCTGCGACCTGGCGGTAGCCTCCCAGCAGGCCCAGTTCGGCCTGCCCGAGCCGCTGGTCGGCCTGGCCGCACTCGGCGGCGGCGCCTTGCAGCGCATCGCGCGGCAGATGTCGATGAAGGACGCAATGTACCTGGCGCTCACCGGCAAACGCATCGATGCAACCGAAGCGCGGCGCATCGGCCTGGTCAACGAGGTCGTGCCGCAGGGCGAGGTGCTGGCGCGTGCCAGGGCGCTTGCGCAGGACATCCTGGCCTGCGCGCCCCTGGCCCTGCAGGCCACGAAACAGGCGATGATGATGAGTTTCAACGAAGCCGATCTCCAACGCGCCATGACCATGACCTATCCCGCCGAAGCCGTGATGCTCGCCAGCCAGGATGCGATAGAAGGTCCGCTCGCGTTCGCGCAGAAGCGCAAGCCCAACTGGACAGGAAAATGA
- a CDS encoding LysR family transcriptional regulator, translating into MASRLSVRNTAHPRSGTGEGGAALLDAKLLQLFDLLYTTGSVTRCAEQLGQSQPTVSIWLAKLRHALDDPLFVRTAAGMQPTPRADALIGPAREVIESLRRLAARGPAFDPAQAQRSFRVCMTDASHITLLPRLLAHLRRVAPGVRIDVAPIDAGTAEALQAGKADIALGYIPGLESGFYQQTLYAQDFVCLVNQKHPRIGRTLTRKAYQSEAHIEIVYGRGHALLDGALKEQRIERHVLLELPGFLGLATIVSSTDLIATVPRMIGETLAGLGAVGVYPCPFEIPSYLVKQHWHARQHDDPGHRWLRSVCSELFMRLDQSRKKP; encoded by the coding sequence ATGGCATCGCGTCTTTCCGTCAGAAACACGGCCCACCCACGCTCGGGCACGGGCGAAGGCGGAGCCGCCCTGCTCGACGCGAAGCTGCTGCAGCTGTTCGACCTGCTCTACACCACCGGCAGCGTGACGCGCTGCGCCGAACAGCTCGGCCAGAGCCAGCCGACCGTCAGCATCTGGCTGGCCAAGCTGCGCCATGCGCTGGACGATCCGCTGTTCGTGCGCACCGCCGCCGGCATGCAGCCCACGCCGCGCGCCGACGCGTTGATCGGGCCCGCGCGCGAGGTCATCGAGTCGCTGCGCCGCCTGGCCGCCCGCGGCCCGGCCTTCGACCCGGCCCAGGCGCAGCGCAGCTTTCGTGTCTGCATGACCGACGCGAGCCACATCACGCTGCTGCCGCGGTTGCTGGCCCACCTGCGGCGTGTGGCGCCGGGCGTGCGCATCGACGTCGCCCCGATCGATGCCGGCACCGCTGAAGCACTGCAGGCCGGCAAGGCCGACATCGCGCTGGGCTACATTCCCGGCCTCGAATCCGGCTTTTACCAGCAGACGCTGTATGCGCAGGATTTCGTCTGCCTGGTGAACCAGAAACACCCGCGCATCGGCCGCACGCTGACGCGCAAGGCCTACCAGAGCGAAGCCCACATCGAGATCGTCTACGGCCGCGGCCATGCACTGCTCGACGGCGCGCTGAAGGAGCAACGCATCGAGCGCCATGTGCTGCTCGAGCTGCCCGGTTTCCTGGGGCTGGCGACGATCGTGTCGAGCACCGATTTGATCGCCACCGTGCCGCGCATGATCGGCGAGACGCTGGCGGGGCTCGGCGCGGTGGGCGTGTACCCTTGCCCGTTCGAGATCCCTTCCTACCTCGTCAAGCAGCACTGGCACGCACGGCAGCACGATGATCCCGGCCACCGCTGGCTGCGCAGCGTGTGCAGCGAACTGTTCATGCGCCTGGACCAGTCCCGCAAGAAGCCTTGA
- a CDS encoding CaiB/BaiF CoA transferase family protein, with protein MTNNSQPLPLKGIRVIDYSHFLAGPYMGRCLAAMGAEVIKVERPTAGDAGRAHAYFVDGQSGYFLQQNMGKQGLCINLKDPRGLAMMHKLTDTADVFLENYRPGALDKLGLGYKELSERNPKLVYCSVSAYGHTGPDSHRAGFGLIAEAKSGIMAMVGEPGVAPPLLRIALGDMYTGIHGVAAVCAALLGRIGSGRGQHIDMALYDCLVSMHEYAVQSYTLSGGKEIPQQTGHDLPQSTLYGVFTATDGYLVIAAQVDDAWKRLATLIGNDLGQPGFAADTRFHSLTGRNENRLELLPVVRRWVSSRTVAECLAALDAIDVPSAKVQDIAEVLADPQVQARGMLLEQDHPVIGKVRLPNLPFHFSACSTTVTQPAPLMGQHNRSIAQGLGYNAEEIAQMEKDGVLYAEEAVGH; from the coding sequence ATGACGAACAACAGCCAGCCCTTGCCACTCAAGGGCATCCGTGTGATCGACTACAGCCACTTCCTGGCCGGCCCCTACATGGGCCGCTGCCTGGCCGCCATGGGCGCCGAGGTGATCAAGGTCGAACGGCCCACGGCTGGCGACGCGGGCCGTGCCCATGCCTATTTCGTCGATGGCCAGAGCGGCTATTTCCTGCAGCAGAACATGGGCAAGCAAGGCCTGTGCATCAACCTGAAGGATCCGCGCGGGCTGGCCATGATGCACAAGCTCACCGACACCGCCGACGTGTTCCTGGAGAACTACCGCCCCGGCGCGCTCGACAAGCTGGGGCTGGGCTACAAGGAGCTTTCCGAGCGCAACCCCAAGCTGGTGTATTGCTCGGTCTCGGCCTACGGCCATACCGGCCCAGACTCTCACCGCGCCGGTTTCGGCCTGATTGCCGAGGCCAAGAGCGGCATCATGGCCATGGTCGGCGAGCCGGGCGTGGCGCCGCCGCTGCTGCGCATCGCACTCGGCGACATGTACACCGGCATCCACGGTGTGGCAGCGGTGTGTGCGGCGCTGCTGGGCCGCATCGGCTCGGGGCGCGGGCAACACATCGACATGGCCCTGTACGATTGCCTGGTGTCGATGCACGAATATGCGGTGCAGAGCTACACGCTGTCGGGTGGCAAGGAAATCCCGCAACAGACCGGTCACGACCTGCCGCAGTCCACGCTGTACGGCGTGTTCACCGCCACCGACGGTTACCTGGTGATCGCCGCGCAGGTGGACGACGCCTGGAAGCGGCTGGCCACGCTGATCGGCAACGACCTGGGCCAACCCGGCTTTGCGGCCGACACGCGCTTCCATAGCCTGACGGGTCGCAACGAGAACCGGCTCGAACTGTTGCCGGTGGTGCGGCGCTGGGTGAGCAGCCGCACGGTCGCCGAGTGCCTGGCCGCGCTCGACGCGATCGACGTGCCGAGCGCCAAGGTGCAGGACATCGCCGAAGTGCTGGCCGACCCGCAGGTGCAGGCGCGCGGCATGTTGCTCGAGCAGGACCATCCGGTGATCGGCAAGGTGCGGCTGCCCAACCTGCCGTTCCACTTCTCCGCATGCAGCACCACCGTGACCCAGCCCGCGCCGCTGATGGGCCAGCACAACCGCAGCATCGCCCAGGGCCTGGGCTACAACGCCGAGGAGATCGCCCAGATGGAGAAAGACGGCGTGTTGTACGCCGAGGAAGCCGTGGGCCACTGA